Proteins encoded together in one Triticum dicoccoides isolate Atlit2015 ecotype Zavitan chromosome 7B, WEW_v2.0, whole genome shotgun sequence window:
- the LOC119339976 gene encoding transmembrane protein 18-like, with amino-acid sequence MAASSSSPAAAAVGRAVEEVRSALNEHADVVAELFGRVSTELRGGFGPAVDSFVGFFHAVDWKEPWLIGMISFHAILLLVTIISRRNINFQLILSALTFSGVFLAEKLNTFLGQNWKSFSSQNYFDPQGLFISVMWSGPLLLITILILVNTLVTLCMLMVRWKRAELKHRAREARSKQE; translated from the exons ATGGcggcgtcctcctcctccccggcggcggcggcggttgggcgaGCGGTGGAGGAGGTGCGTTCGGCGCTGAACGAGCACGCTGACGTGGTGGCCGAGCTCTTCGGCCGCGTCTCCACCGAGCTCCGCGGCGGGTTCGGCCCCGCCGTCGACTCCTTCGTCGGCTTCTTCCACGCCGTCGACTGGAAG GAACCTTGGTTGATCGGCATGATAAGTTTCCATGCCATTCTGCTACTGGTAACCATCATCTCCAGGAGGAACATCAATTTCCAACTTATCTTGTCAGCCTTAACAT TTTCTGGTGTATTCCTTGCCGAGAAACTAAACACGTTCTTAGGACAAAACTGGAAGAGCTTCTCAAGCCAGAATTACTTTGATCCCCAAGGCCTCTTCATCTCGGTCATGTGGTCCGGTCCCTTGCTCCTGATTACGATACTTATTCTG GTGAACACCCTTGTGACACTCTGCATGCTCATGGTAAGGTGGAAAAGGGCCGAGCTCAAGCACCGTGCTCGCGAGGCCCGCAGCAAGCAGGAGTGA
- the LOC119340042 gene encoding NAC domain-containing protein 30-like: protein MEESSCNTVPPGFRFHPTEEELVGYYLARKVSSHKIDLDIIQEVDLYRIEPWDLQERCGKYGGGGGGQEDPTTEYYFFSYKDRKYPSGTRTNRATAAGFWKATGRDKPVLSSSSSSPASVIGMRKTLVFYRGRAPNGRKTDWIIHEYRLQSNEHAPTQEEGWVVCRAFVKPVPNQQHRLSYGGGGYPTMNGSYNSASNYYYYDNPNARLMVAGGGPPHDQHVLAVESKQQVQLFPSDLPPPLQSPTFDGEGEGDISQISGGCSSADQQLAAAAGTIDWNLWSSLLPSTAPQLFHGQTMTPPPAANSSSSKNT from the exons ATGGAGGAGTCCTCTTGCAACACGGTGCCCCCGGGGTTCAGGTTCCACCCCACGGAGGAGGAGCTCGTCGGCTACTACCTCGCCAGGAAGGTGTCCTCCCACAAGATCGACCTCGACATCATCCAGGAGGTCGACCTCTACCGGATCGAGCCGTGGGATCTCCAAG AGAGGTGCGGCAAgtacggcggcggaggaggagggcagGAAGATCCGACGACGGAGTACTACTTCTTCAGCTACAAGGACCGCAAGTACCCCAGCGGCACGCGCACCAACCGCGCCACGGCCGCCGGCTTCTGGAAGGCCACCGGGAGGGACAAGCCGGTGCTCTCCTCGTCCTCGTCGTCTCCGGCGTCCGTGATCGGTATGAGGAAGACGCTCGTCTTCTACCGCGGCCGCGCCCCCAACGGCCGCAAGACCGACTGGATCATCCACGAGTACCGCCTCCAGTCCAACGAGCACGCGCCCACACAG GAGGAAGGGTGGGTGGTGTGCCGCGCCTTCGTGAAGCCGGTGCCCAACCAGCAGCACAGGCTGTCCTACGGCGGCGGCGGGTACCCGACGATGAACGGCAGCTACAACTCCGCCTCCAATTACTACTACTACGACAACCCTAACGCGCGCCTGATGGTCGCCGGCGGGGGTCCACCACATGATCAGCATGTTCTGGCGGTGGAGTCCAAGCAGCAGGTGCAGCTGTTCccctccgacctgccgccgccgctcCAGAGCCCGACCTTcgacggcgagggcgagggcgacatcTCGCAGATCAGCGGTGGGTGTAGCAGTGCGGATCAGCAGCTGGCGGCTGCTGCTGGGACGATCGACTGGAACCTGTGGAGCAGCTTGCTGCCGTCCACGGCTCCACAGCTCTTCCACGGCCAGACAATgacgccgccgccggcagccaatTCGAGCTCCTCCAAGAACACTTAA